gcagctgatcttctgattCTAGACAATTCTTCTTGTgggagtttagttagattacctccatctctcagtgaaGATCACATGGAGATCAAACACACAGATGtttcatggggtgtccaaactttttccACATggctctctctatatatatactgtatatatacatatgcttCATGTGCGTATAGTGCATATATGACCCCAAGTCCTGAGAGGGTATCAAAACaaacgtgtgtatgtgtgtgtgtgtgtgtgtgtgtgtgtgtgttgtctaacagaggaagaagtTGAGAAACTGGTCAGTCCACTGTTTCCCCACCGGCGCGCTGGCTGTGAATGTGTTGGTGGATGAAGGCCCAGATTTTCTGTTCTAATGCTTTGTGAACTTCGTGTGCCAGGATGTCCGCTCCAGCCCGGCCGAGCAACTCCCATACGGGACGTTTCAGACAGAATGTCCCGTATCAGATTAAAGGCGACAGAAGCTTCCTCCTAACACGGCCTAACACCCAACTGCACTTTCTGTTCTGTGACGTCGAGACGCCAGAACACCCTTTTCTTATCAGCTTTGCGCACATTCACGCTCAAACTGCAAGTGGCGTTCAGCAGCGTTCACATGTTCAAACTGCTTCACATGTTCATTCCAACACAGACAAAAAGCCATCAGTCATCCAGGAAACAGCTGTGCTCATGTCTTCTGTCCATATTTACAGTGTATCCCTTCTCTTCAGCATCATTTTAATGTCACTGTGCAGCTCATCCCTGTTTTAGTCTGATTTATCTTAGATCATGTGGAGAATCTCATTACACAacaattatacatatattcataaACACTACTGCCCATATTTCTGTACACTGGACTTATTCATGCCTAGCCCTCCCTGATACACAACATACTGTCACACACTGTGTTTATTCTGTATGATAACAATACACTTTAATATCtacactttcacacacaaatctatacatgtatgtatgtttactGACCTAGATCTTGTTATATTTACCATGCaatatacggacaaaagtattgggacacctgctcattcactgtttcttctgacatcaagagtattaaagagttgatcctgcttctgttggagtgactgtctctactgtccagagaagaagactttctactagattttggaggaggagcattgctgtgaggatttgattgtattcagcaacaagattgttagtgaggtcaggatgttggatgatgatcacctattccacctcatccctaaagtactggatggagctcctccaccatcatcattccagagaacacagctcttccactgctccacagctcctcaatgctggggggctttatacccctctagcccacgcctggcattaggcagcatggagccgatagggtcatgatgttgatctgctccagagagtcctattctattggcagtacttcttctctacagggactagacaagctgtgtgtgcatgtgtctgaatgcattcattagaatgggtgtccacaaatatttggacatatagtgactATTAACCTAATGACTTTTTATTCATCTTTCTTAGCACTAAAAACCCAGAAAATAGGATTTAATGAATTTGTAGGGGCTGTTTTGTCTGTGCTAGGTCCTGATGGACGCACATGTCAGTGAAAACTCCTGtatttgtaaaatatttattgGGTTTAAGCAACAAATCGCTTTACTTGGTCTGTTCTTATCTGTTATTAAGCAACGCAGCTGATTGCCCTCAGATTTGAGCTCCAGTCCCACAGTCTCCACTGCAAATGTCTGCTATGGTGTAACGCCTGTTTCTGCAGCGCAGTTACGGTTGCTGtggagtgtgtatgtgcgtgcatgtatgtgtgtgtgtatgggtgtgtgtgtgtatttgggttttgCCCTGGTTATGTACAATACTGCCTCATTGCTGCTACTTGTGCAAACAGGCCTAGTGTGCTTCCTTAGAAACAGTCCACTATTAGCACAGTGTTACAGTCAGGAACCACAACACACAAgcgagcgcacacacacacacacacacactcactctgcgGAGTTTCCCACGCCACCAGccacattatttacattaaacatgaGCTTTTTTTGGTGAATGTGTGCATCATACAACATTCTGCTTTTGCTTCATCCTTTTTTAGGCCTACTTTGAATGTCTAGTCAAAGCAGGGCGCGGTGCTTTTCTGATGATTTTTTACAGTGGTCATGATGCAGGTTTGCCAAGCAGCTTTTAGTGCATTAAAAACATTCTAGGAATGATTTAAaattcaatatatttatatataattcaaaATATAAAACTTTTAGTGTCTACCAGCCTCGCAAGTGTAAACAATAGCCAATGCATTTCTGATTATTTTATTACGCTGCATCATATAAAATTGTGCACCaacattttgtaattattgttattatttgttcATTATTGTGTCAATGCAATAATTTTTACTGCATTAAAAACATACATTAAGATGCAGTGTTAGTGGACACAGTGCAGCAGCACCGCCACTGAGGCTGGAGCTGGATTTTTTACAGGGTTCCCAGCTCTGATAGTGCATCCTGCTTGATAAAGTGCAGAAATTTCCCCAAACTCCTGGACAAATTCCCTGCAGACAGTTCAGACGTCAATCAAGCCTGGAAATCCCCCACCCTGTGGCGCAAAGCCACACCCACTCCCCGTAACCCCGCCCCCGCCTGGCTGACTTTAACACCCCTGTGGCTGAACGCTCGCCACTCTAGTGCGCGCACAGCTACAGGAGCAGCACCGTCAGCAGTATGGATCTTTACCGAGGCTCCAGAACCAGCCAGATGGATTATAACCCCGAGGGTCGAGGTCCAAAGGCCGGGAAAGCTTTGCCCAACAACGACGAACGTCTGGACAGTGGACTGGACTCTCTTAAGGAGGAGGAATACATCGAAGTAGCCGCGGATCTCAGGCGGCTGCGCCTCCAGTGCGCCCCGCAGTGCCCCCCGGAGCAGGAGGGCGCGGAGTGGAAGCGAGAAGTGACCGAGGATGGCGACACGTAAGCGGCTTTGGTTTTATGAAGGGGTCGGTCGGTTTGGGAAGGGTTTCTAGAATCTCTAAGCAAAGTGAGGCACGTAAATGCACCCGTCCAGCACTAGCTACCTGCGATATTAATGAAGTGCAAGCTTTTAAAGAGCCTGTTGCTGTTTACAGGGAAGTGACCAAATGGAGaacaggacttttattttgcctTTTCGTTTCGATCGACTGGAAAGTGCAAGAATTGCACAGAAACAGCCTTAAAAACGCACAAATGCAGCTTTCATTGACGTTGCAGAGGTTATTTTAGTGCTGGGAATTTGCAGACTTTTACAGCGGGGTGAGAAAGTGTGCGCGAGCAGCTTTCTGCAAAAGTCCTGCAAAGCAATCCAGCCGTTTTAGCTTTAAAAGTGAAAACGTGGAGGTTAGGATTTAATTTGAGGGGTTTTTAAGTGCTTTAATtttttcaaaatatatatttttaatactaataataaaggtgcacaacttttttttttttttttttttgctctcggAGATGAGGGACTTTTGTTATGCAATCAAagcttaaaaataataaaagtgataataaaagtgataataaaaataaaaaaagtgataATGAAAGTGATAATAAAAGTgcacaattttttttaaattattttattttattttattttttgctctCGGAGATGAGGGACTTTTGTTATGCAATcaatgcttaaaaaaaatatacaaaaaatacaGCCTGTTTACATGACCTACCTAATGCCCCccaaaaatgcagaaatgtgcctcaggcgccagaatgcagctgctgctccatttaaggtggagAGGGTGATCCTCTCTCCGCCACGTAGCAGCTTTCTAGTTTAGTGTCAGTAGTGGGGAAGTGAGGGTCAGTGATGGTTTGCTGTAAGTTCTTGGATTGCACAACTCATTTTTATgatatagcacacacacacacacacacacacacacacacacacacacacacacacacacgcacgcacgcacgcgcgcgGCGAGGCAGAGGTCCCAGTGTAAACAGGCCTGCATGCAGCGCTGCGGAAAGTCCCGGGCTGACTGCCAGGAATCCACAGCTGCGCATGCGCAGTGTGTACAGTACagcagtgtaagtgtgtgcatgtttctTATCAAGTTCCTCTCTTCtcatttgtctttttaaagGTATTTACATCTCGCCGTCATCCACGAGGCCCAAGATATGGCCATCAAGATGATCGACATGTCAATCAACGACCCTTTCCTCAACCAGCAGAACTACCAAAGACAGGTAGAAGGTCCACACTTACTTGATTAAGCCCAGATTACATTGGATTGCATTGCaattatatttgcatatatgcaTATCTTAAAGCTATGTTTAACTTATTAACCTTTCGTCCTTTCCAAACGCAGACAGCGCTGCACCTGGCCGTGGTCACTGAGCAGCCTCAGGTGGTCGAGCGCTTGCTGAAGGCCGGCTCAGACCCAACGCTGGTGGACAACAATGGCAACACGGCGCTTCACGTCGCCTGCCGCACAGGTTCTCTCACATGCTTCAGCCTTCTGACCCAGAACTGCCCTGACCAGCTCCCAGCCATTCTGCAGACGCCCAACTACAGCGGTATGTGTCTGCTGCACTGTTTTCCGAGGATTTTACCTTTATCTGGCACTGATGATTAGCTGGTGCTCATTATTGGCTTTGTTCCTCAGGTCAGAAATGCCTACACCTGGTTGCCCTTCATGGCTACCTCTCACTGGTGGAGAGCCTGATCTCTCTCGGAGCAGATATCGATGCACAGGTAGGTCTGCTTACACCACCTTACTTCATTTAACCCCTTGAAACCCTCTGAAGAGCTGTAAATGATTCCAGACTATGTTCAGAATGCTAATATTCTGCATCATTTGTGCCTGATCAGGAGCAGTGTAACGGTCGGACAGCTCTCCACCTAGCCGTGGACCTCCAGAACCCGGAGCTGGTAAAGCTCCTGGTCAGCAAAGGTGCCGACGCGAACAGCCTGACGTACGGAGGCCACACGGCGTACCATCTGACCTACGGCCGGCAGAATGAAGAAATTCAGAAGGTGCTTTACGATCTTACGTCGAGAAACCTCCGAGAGCTTCCTGACAGCGAGTCCGAGGACAGCGAGGATGACTACGAGCAGGACTATGAGGAAGACTCGATGTCTGATGATGAGGTGTGTGTCATCTGTGGTCCTCGGTTTCATTTCAGAGATTCACTCATAACTGGATAGTCCAGTTCCAGCACTGATTAACACACAATAGTCAACCTAATTGAATACCTGGTGAATCGATTACCTGGTGAAGGTGAATCGAATCAGTCTGATTTGAATCAATCTGCCCTTGGTGACCCCAGTCCCTTTCCTGCTTTCCGAAGCTCAGGGTCGCTTATACCTGTTCTTTTCTCCCGCAGATGTACGACGATATTAAAGTGATGGGGCAGAAATAGAGAAGAGTTCGGCGGAGGTTCGGAGAGATCCGGAGTGATGAAAAGTTGAGCAGAAGAACGTCTGTTTGTGCCAAAACGGCATCCAGGATCGACCAGCGGCACCCACGGGCACAGGAGGCCAGGGGTCAGTGGTCACGCGGGTAGAAGACTTCAAGTGCCTTCAGACGAAGAGCAGGATGAGAAGGTTTCCAAAGGATTGAGAGAATAGCGGACGAGGAACGCTGGAGAGAAGCCGGCAGACGGACAGTTGGCTCTTCATGATAGACTTTGATGACGTTCCTGTGGAAAATCTTTAACCTGCTGTACTGTTAGAGTACGGTGTAACATATTGTGTATAAAGACAGATCTATTTTTATATGGATAAATGTGTACAgacgtgtgtgtgcgcgtgtgtgtgtggaaaaatACAATTGtaaatttttcccttttttttttttggtggaaaATCCCAGAATGCTCCAGTAAATTAAAACCCTGAAACTgcaaagtacattttgttcctCTTTGAGTGTTTTTGCAGGGAGGGGAGGGTGGGGAGGAgccaggcgtgtgtgtgtgtgtgtgtgtgtgtgtgtgtgtgtgtgtgtgtgtgtgtgtgtgtgtgtgtgtgtgtgtgtgtgtgtgtgagggagaagTGTTTGTAATAGAAGAGCTTGTACTCCATCAGCTGAGCACAGTGGAATTTCCTGTGGGGGGAAGGGGCGCTCAGACTGGATTGGCAATGCTGAAAATTCCCCATCCGAGTCACAGCTTCCCGAATTCCAGCCGCAAGAGGCTTCATGGAACTCGTTAGCCGCTATCCTTCCAATCTCAACGTGACGAATGATTAGTCAACTGTTTTTCTTAGAACCGTTTTCTCCCGTTAACCCTCGAACCCGGCCGGGAGAGAAGCCTCCCCTTAGCTTACTTCCACAGATTCCTCTGAAAGGCCCTGAGGCTTTACTACACTGTAATTACATGGGACACAACTCTGAGGCGGGGTTATGATTATATAGGACTAGTGGCTCCTGAGattgattgtttatttataCGGGTCTGATCTGTATGATTCAATTAAATCAAAATCTAATCTGGTTAATGTAAATTTAACTCCTAAGTCTATAAGTATAAGTCTGTGCAAGCCTGGCCTTCATGGTTCAATTAAGTCTAATCTAGTTCAGTTAAGTCTAAGTCTGATCTATAACATTCAGTTGAATCTTAATGCAATATCTGATTAAGACTAAAATTAATCTTTTTTAGTTTAGACTAAGTCTAATTCTAAGTCAATTAAGTAAGTATATTTAAGTCTGATCTTTATGGTTTCTATTTAAGTAGATGCAGTTCCGTTTAGTCTAAATCTAATATATAGTTGAAGTTGAAGTCTGatcttaatatttcagtaaAGTTCATTTTAAGTCTATATGTTTCAGTTTAGTTTAAGTCTTTAGAGATTCATGGTTTAATTCTGTCTACATTAAGTCTAATCTATGTGGTTCAGTTAAGTCTGTAAAAGTCTAATCTGGTTAATGTAAATTTAACTCCTAAGTCTATGTGGTCTATAAGTCTGTGCAAGCCTGGCCTACATGgttcaataaagtcaaagtctAATCTAGTTCAGTTGAGTCTAAGTCTGATCTATAACAGTCAGTTGAATCTTAATGCAATATGTGATTCATTTTAGTCTTAATCTGTTTCAGTTTAGACTAAGTCTAATCTATGTGGTTCAATTAAGTAAGTCTGATCTTTATGGCTTCTATTTAAGTAGATGCGGTTTAGTTTAGTCTAAATCTAATCTCTATGGTTCATTTTAAGTCTATATGGTTCAGTTTAGTGTAAGTCTAAGATATTTATGGTTTAGTTACCTCTACATTACGTCTAATCTACGTGGTTCAGTCAGGTCTATTTAAGTAATCTCTAAGGTTAGTTTAAGTtaaagtattttatatttaagtcTAATCTAGTTCCGTTTAGTCTTAATATGGTGTATATGATTCAGTTTCAAGTCTAATCTATGTGGTTCATTTTAGTCTaaatctgtgtgtttcagtTTAGACTAGGTCCAATCTATAGGGTCCAGTTAAGGCTAAGTATATGTAAGTCTGATCTTTATAATTCAGTTAGGTCTATTTTAGTCTAATCTGTGGTCATTTCTATGGTTCAATTAAGTGTAAGTCTAGTTAAGTCTGATCTATAAGCTTCAGTCAATTGAAGTAAAAATGACAGTATGTGGAT
The Salminus brasiliensis chromosome 10, fSalBra1.hap2, whole genome shotgun sequence genome window above contains:
- the nfkbiab gene encoding nuclear factor of kappa light polypeptide gene enhancer in B-cells inhibitor, alpha b, yielding MDLYRGSRTSQMDYNPEGRGPKAGKALPNNDERLDSGLDSLKEEEYIEVAADLRRLRLQCAPQCPPEQEGAEWKREVTEDGDTYLHLAVIHEAQDMAIKMIDMSINDPFLNQQNYQRQTALHLAVVTEQPQVVERLLKAGSDPTLVDNNGNTALHVACRTGSLTCFSLLTQNCPDQLPAILQTPNYSGQKCLHLVALHGYLSLVESLISLGADIDAQEQCNGRTALHLAVDLQNPELVKLLVSKGADANSLTYGGHTAYHLTYGRQNEEIQKVLYDLTSRNLRELPDSESEDSEDDYEQDYEEDSMSDDEMYDDIKVMGQK